In the Microcoleus sp. AS-A8 genome, AGGCACTGGCCCACTTCGGCCAGTTTGGCAAAGGGTTAAACACTCAAACGCTTCATCCTGGGTACCAAAGCCGCCTGGGAATAGAGCGATCGCATCACTTTCTCCAAGGAAGAATAACTTGCGTGTAAAGAAATACTTAAAATCAATTAGCTTGGGGTCGCCTTGGATAAAAGAATTTGCCCCCTGCTCAAAGGGTAGCTGAATATTCAAGCCAAAAGACATTTCCGCACCTGCGCCTTTGTTGCCTGCTTCCATAATGCCACTACCCGCACCAGTCATAACCATAAATCCTTGCTGCACTAAATAACGTGCAAACTCAGACGCCAGCTTATATTCTGGGGTATCGGGAGCAATGCGGGCTGAACCGAAAATGGTGACTTTCCGAACATGCCTATAGGGATAAAACACTTGAAACGCCCGCTCCATATCCTGTATGGAAGCGGTTAAGATTTTCCAATCCAAGCGATCAATTTCCTCTCCAGCCAGTCGGACTAGCACAGATAGCGCCCGTTGAATCCATTTCCCATGTTGCAAAGTGGGCAGTTGGTCAATCAGTGCCGTTAACTGTGTTTGAAGTGACTTAAGGGCAGGGTCTGGAGCAGATTGAGCCATAACTTATTAACTAATGGCTCTCTATTTTATCGAGATTCGCAAGACCTATGGCAAGCATGTGTATCTTTTAACACATTATTTCGGGATGCCCTCTGATACTCAATCCGTTTCCATCACCCCCTTATTTCCCAAAGGAGGCGTGGGAGATGAGAGTGAGGATGAGGGAGTGGGGAGTGGGGCCGGAGATGAGAGTGAAGATGGGGCCAAATATGAGAGTGATAGCGTTAGCGAAGCCATTCGCTAGGGCGAATTAGCGGACACAGCGTAGCGAGTAGGAGGTTGGGGTTAGGTTATTCTGATGTACCCATGTGTAACTGAGAGCTGCAATAAGCCTAGGGTAAAGCTTACGCTGGATGCGACTCTCTTAGGTTTTATAACACTAACTATCGTTGCGATCGCTGTTATTCGAGCGCTGTGGTAATCTGTTAAGCTAACGCTTACCGCCGCTACCGATGAATTAGATATA is a window encoding:
- a CDS encoding LOG family protein; translated protein: MAQSAPDPALKSLQTQLTALIDQLPTLQHGKWIQRALSVLVRLAGEEIDRLDWKILTASIQDMERAFQVFYPYRHVRKVTIFGSARIAPDTPEYKLASEFARYLVQQGFMVMTGAGSGIMEAGNKGAGAEMSFGLNIQLPFEQGANSFIQGDPKLIDFKYFFTRKLFFLGESDAIALFPGGFGTQDEAFECLTLCQTGRSGPVPLVLIDKPGGNYWQDWDAYIRNHLIQRGLISPEDTSLYTVTDDLNVAYEAIDSFYRLYHSSRYVGDLLVIRLKSELSDDQVEQLNENFSDILVKGRIEKSKALSQETPDETADLPRLVLYFNQRDFGRIYQLLATISQMGASSPAATHPELK